Proteins found in one Tolumonas lignilytica genomic segment:
- a CDS encoding MBL fold metallo-hydrolase yields MSCRFELTVICDNQAEDDLLSEHGLSFRIRADGHLILFDTGSGETLLPNAAKLKVDLTELSHLILSHGHYDHTGGVAQILAANKHCSVIAHPCVLSERYSRHAERPVKRIGMPVAAQAALQQLDSVQLHCSAAVSFISDNIGITGFVPRTHTFEDTGGPFYLDEAGLYADLIPDDQALWINTPQGIVIILGCCHSGLLNTVEYIRQLNEGARIAGIIGGLHLLHASSERLEQSVTYLKKLRPQFIYAGHCTGDDVIVMLRENLRETAVGQFRAGMRIGTE; encoded by the coding sequence GTGAGTTGCCGGTTTGAGCTAACTGTTATTTGCGACAATCAGGCCGAGGATGATTTACTTTCCGAGCATGGTCTCTCATTTCGGATCCGTGCGGACGGACATTTGATTTTGTTCGATACCGGCAGTGGTGAGACACTGCTACCTAATGCAGCGAAACTGAAGGTCGACCTGACAGAGCTCTCTCATCTGATATTAAGTCACGGGCATTACGATCATACCGGTGGGGTTGCTCAGATTCTCGCAGCCAATAAACATTGTTCGGTGATTGCACATCCATGTGTTCTTTCTGAGCGCTATAGTCGTCATGCTGAACGCCCTGTTAAACGGATCGGTATGCCTGTTGCTGCGCAGGCAGCCTTGCAGCAGTTGGATTCAGTTCAGTTACACTGTAGCGCAGCCGTTTCATTTATCAGTGACAACATCGGTATCACCGGATTTGTGCCTCGCACTCATACCTTTGAAGATACCGGCGGACCATTTTATCTTGATGAAGCAGGACTGTACGCTGATCTAATCCCTGATGATCAGGCGTTATGGATAAATACCCCGCAAGGCATTGTGATTATCTTAGGCTGTTGTCATTCTGGATTGCTCAATACAGTTGAGTATATTCGTCAATTGAATGAGGGGGCTCGTATCGCTGGAATTATCGGTGGGTTGCATCTGCTGCATGCGTCTTCAGAGAGGCTTGAACAGTCGGTTACCTATTTGAAAAAGCTCAGGCCACAGTTCATCTATGCCGGGCATTGCACTGGTGACGACGTTATCGTCATGTTGCGCGAAAATTTGCGGGAGACAGCTGTTGGTCAATTCCGCGCAGGTATGCGGATAGGCACTGAATAA
- a CDS encoding carboxymuconolactone decarboxylase family protein, translated as MAKSYKEINQDQRQFGSAYRKASPETMNAFLALHKAAMLEGAVSIKHKELIATGIAIAARCDGCIAAHVAAALKAGATKQELIETIDVAILMGGGPAVIYGTQALAAVEELSAELNQ; from the coding sequence ATGGCAAAAAGCTACAAAGAAATTAATCAGGATCAACGTCAGTTTGGTTCGGCATACCGCAAAGCCAGCCCGGAAACCATGAACGCATTTCTGGCTTTACACAAAGCGGCCATGCTCGAAGGAGCTGTCAGTATTAAACATAAAGAGCTGATTGCCACAGGGATAGCCATTGCAGCCCGTTGTGATGGTTGTATTGCTGCACATGTTGCTGCAGCATTGAAAGCGGGTGCTACCAAGCAGGAACTTATTGAGACCATCGATGTCGCGATATTGATGGGTGGTGGTCCAGCAGTGATTTATGGCACACAGGCATTGGCAGCCGTCGAAGAGTTATCTGCTGAATTGAATCAATGA
- a CDS encoding acyltransferase codes for MAKPVIRRSGIHNMQFGHNVTIIEPVNLYGSQIDDDAFIGPFVEIQKNVVIGKRTKVQSHTFICEFVTIGDDCFIGHGVMFANDLFKTGIPNPDPQSWGKTNIANNVTIGSNVTILPVKICSGAVIGAGAVVTKDISTPGTYLGNPATLSRAFD; via the coding sequence ATGGCAAAACCTGTAATACGCCGATCCGGTATTCACAACATGCAGTTTGGTCATAATGTCACCATTATCGAGCCAGTGAATTTGTATGGCAGTCAAATTGATGATGATGCTTTTATTGGCCCTTTTGTTGAGATCCAGAAAAACGTCGTTATTGGTAAACGAACCAAAGTGCAATCGCATACGTTTATCTGCGAATTTGTCACGATCGGTGATGATTGTTTCATAGGACATGGTGTCATGTTTGCCAATGATTTATTCAAAACTGGCATCCCCAATCCGGATCCACAATCTTGGGGAAAAACGAATATCGCAAATAATGTTACGATTGGTTCCAATGTGACTATATTACCTGTCAAGATCTGTTCTGGTGCGGTTATTGGTGCTGGCGCCGTGGTAACAAAAGATATCAGCACTCCAGGTACCTATCTTGGTAATCCGGCAACCCTCTCCCGCGCATTTGATTGA
- a CDS encoding cyclin-dependent kinase inhibitor 3 family protein: MTLIRTSHTHPLKIAEVRANESFGFIGITFCPGKYDRYAVTGIWERDLQADLDIIEAWNARIVLTLMESDELRALKVTELGQEVTKRGIHWIHLPIKDFSVPDQQFEVRWLEEGKIIRNRLRAKENILVHCKGGLGRAGMIASRLLVELGMEPVEAIRLVRHRRHGAIETPGQLSLVRSTKAIMDE, encoded by the coding sequence ATGACGTTAATAAGAACCAGCCATACACATCCTCTGAAAATTGCAGAAGTACGAGCCAATGAAAGTTTTGGCTTTATCGGGATCACCTTTTGTCCAGGTAAATACGATCGATATGCAGTAACCGGTATCTGGGAAAGAGACCTCCAGGCAGATTTAGATATTATTGAAGCCTGGAATGCCCGTATTGTTTTAACTTTAATGGAGTCTGATGAGCTGCGTGCGTTAAAAGTCACTGAATTAGGACAAGAAGTGACTAAACGTGGTATTCATTGGATCCATCTCCCTATCAAAGACTTTTCTGTGCCCGATCAGCAATTTGAGGTTCGTTGGCTGGAAGAAGGTAAAATTATTCGAAATCGGTTACGAGCCAAAGAAAATATACTGGTGCACTGTAAAGGTGGTTTAGGCCGGGCGGGTATGATCGCGAGTCGTCTTTTAGTGGAATTAGGCATGGAACCTGTAGAAGCTATTCGCCTGGTGAGACATCGCCGACATGGTGCTATTGAAACGCCGGGACAACTTTCTCTGGTGCGATCAACGAAGGCGATCATGGATGAATAA
- a CDS encoding NifB/NifX family molybdenum-iron cluster-binding protein produces the protein MITAIPMNEDRIANHFSKADHFVFVNENGDVLSRMVNPALNANCSGKNALLTLLQAENTQQIFVRNIGERILGKLLENQFAVFQVNSNRQNISELVTADTNNFMQMTSPSQGRPSTNYEAKHANGGCGCEHDGHEKQHACCGSKDPSQEQVHQHGAGRCCQKTDKQTTDHHGKGRCCH, from the coding sequence ATGATTACTGCTATTCCCATGAATGAAGATCGCATCGCCAATCATTTTTCTAAGGCTGATCACTTTGTTTTTGTTAATGAAAATGGTGATGTTTTATCCCGTATGGTCAATCCGGCTTTGAATGCAAATTGTTCAGGAAAGAATGCGTTACTGACCCTGTTACAGGCTGAAAATACGCAACAGATCTTCGTACGTAATATCGGCGAGCGGATTTTGGGCAAGTTGTTAGAAAACCAGTTTGCGGTATTTCAGGTCAACAGTAACCGTCAGAACATCAGTGAACTGGTGACTGCCGATACGAATAACTTTATGCAAATGACCAGCCCGTCACAGGGGCGTCCATCTACGAACTATGAAGCCAAACATGCAAACGGTGGTTGTGGCTGTGAACATGATGGGCATGAAAAGCAGCACGCGTGTTGTGGCAGTAAAGACCCTTCACAGGAACAAGTTCATCAGCATGGTGCAGGACGCTGTTGTCAAAAGACAGATAAACAAACTACAGATCATCATGGCAAAGGGCGTTGCTGTCATTGA